In Siniperca chuatsi isolate FFG_IHB_CAS linkage group LG16, ASM2008510v1, whole genome shotgun sequence, the following proteins share a genomic window:
- the nkx2.2b gene encoding NK2 homeobox 2b isoform X1, with product MSFGTNTKTGFSVRDILDLPNPTGRCGSGTEETEEDDTEEASAEVSGPENAQKLGFSDRSLCERGCGSYGRWSRVSGNRHFSLHGLSLEARTEPKSPELSTDESPDAERVPASSAAQKSRGSKRRVLFSKAQTFELERRFRQQRYLSAPEREHLAGLIRLTPNQVKIWFQNHRYKMKRARVEHSLEALQLFPASRVAIPVLVRDGKPCDRITAQDLEATLRSGLSLPLCAYSPLLHPAYGPEHPGLRQQHPGVQQLAHMYHWRW from the exons ATGTCGTTTGGCACCAACACAAAAACTGGCTTCTCCGTGCGGGACATCCTGGATCTCCCAAACCCGACCGGGAGATGCGGCTCCGGGACCGAGGAGACCGAGGAGGACGACACCGAGGAGGCCTCCGCGGAGGTTTCAGGGCCGGAAAACGCGCAGAAACTGGGATTTAGCGACCGGAGTTTGTGCGAGCGTGGCTGCGGAAGCTACGGGAGGTGGAGCCGCGTATCCGGTAACCGGCACTTCTCAT TACACGGTCTTTCCTTGGAGGCCCGTACCGAGCCCAAATCTCCCGAGCTCTCCACGGACGAATCCCCGGACGCGGAGCGGGTCCCGGCGAGCAGCGCGGCGCAGAAGAGCCGCGGCAGTAAGCGCCGGGTGCTGTTCTCCAAGGCGCAGACCTTCGAGCTGGAGCGCCGCTTCCGACAGCAGCGCTACCTGTCCGCCCCGGAGAGGGAGCACTTGGCCGGGCTGATCCGCCTCACCCCAAACCAGGTGAAGATCTGGTTCCAGAACCACCGCTACAAGATGAAGCGGGCCCGGGTCGAGCACAGCCTGGAGGCGCTGCAGCTGTTCCCGGCCAGCCGGGTCGCCATCCCGGTCCTGGTGCGGGACGGGAAGCCTTGCGACCGAATCACAGCGCAGGACCTGGAGGCGACGCTCAGGTCCGGTCTGAGCCTGCCTCTGTGTGCCTACTCCCCGCTGCTGCACCCCGCCTACGGCCCGGAGCACCCCGGGCTGCGGCAGCAGCACCCGGGAGTGCAGCAGCTGGCGCACATGTACCACTGGAGGTGGTGA
- the nkx2.2b gene encoding NK2 homeobox 2b isoform X2: MSFGTNTKTGFSVRDILDLPNPTGRCGSGTEETEEDDTEEASAEVSGPENAQKLGFSDRSLCERGCGSYGRWSRVSVHGLSLEARTEPKSPELSTDESPDAERVPASSAAQKSRGSKRRVLFSKAQTFELERRFRQQRYLSAPEREHLAGLIRLTPNQVKIWFQNHRYKMKRARVEHSLEALQLFPASRVAIPVLVRDGKPCDRITAQDLEATLRSGLSLPLCAYSPLLHPAYGPEHPGLRQQHPGVQQLAHMYHWRW; this comes from the exons ATGTCGTTTGGCACCAACACAAAAACTGGCTTCTCCGTGCGGGACATCCTGGATCTCCCAAACCCGACCGGGAGATGCGGCTCCGGGACCGAGGAGACCGAGGAGGACGACACCGAGGAGGCCTCCGCGGAGGTTTCAGGGCCGGAAAACGCGCAGAAACTGGGATTTAGCGACCGGAGTTTGTGCGAGCGTGGCTGCGGAAGCTACGGGAGGTGGAGCCGCGTATCCG TACACGGTCTTTCCTTGGAGGCCCGTACCGAGCCCAAATCTCCCGAGCTCTCCACGGACGAATCCCCGGACGCGGAGCGGGTCCCGGCGAGCAGCGCGGCGCAGAAGAGCCGCGGCAGTAAGCGCCGGGTGCTGTTCTCCAAGGCGCAGACCTTCGAGCTGGAGCGCCGCTTCCGACAGCAGCGCTACCTGTCCGCCCCGGAGAGGGAGCACTTGGCCGGGCTGATCCGCCTCACCCCAAACCAGGTGAAGATCTGGTTCCAGAACCACCGCTACAAGATGAAGCGGGCCCGGGTCGAGCACAGCCTGGAGGCGCTGCAGCTGTTCCCGGCCAGCCGGGTCGCCATCCCGGTCCTGGTGCGGGACGGGAAGCCTTGCGACCGAATCACAGCGCAGGACCTGGAGGCGACGCTCAGGTCCGGTCTGAGCCTGCCTCTGTGTGCCTACTCCCCGCTGCTGCACCCCGCCTACGGCCCGGAGCACCCCGGGCTGCGGCAGCAGCACCCGGGAGTGCAGCAGCTGGCGCACATGTACCACTGGAGGTGGTGA